Proteins encoded together in one Juglans regia cultivar Chandler chromosome 9, Walnut 2.0, whole genome shotgun sequence window:
- the LOC118349455 gene encoding salutaridine reductase-like → MQNSAGTKRIAVVTGANKGIGFEISKQLASNGIRVILTARDAKRGNEAVEKLKAAGYSDVFFHQLDVTDPASVSSLASFISTQFGKLDILINNAGVFGAIIEPDHRKNLKLGLNEIAGENAKSFRKVLKQTYELSTNCLQTNYYGIKLVCKALIPLLQLSNSPRIVNVSSILGQLQFISNENARKELGDVEELTEEKVDKVVEGYLEDVKENLVETKGWPTNYHAYSVSKAALNAYTRVLAKNYPNIAINSVHPGHVKTDMSLESGVFTVEEGAKGPVMLALMPEGGPSGLFFDRTEVSTF, encoded by the exons ATGCAGAATTCAGCTGGGACGAAGAG GATTGCAGTTGTAACGGGGGCCAACAAAGGGATCGGATTCGAGATATCTAAACAGCTAGCCTCAAATGGGATCAGGGTGATATTGACTGCAAGAGATGCGAAGAGGGGCAATGAAGCTGTTGAAAAACTCAAGGCTGCTGGATACTCCGACGTGTTCTTTCATCAACTTGATGTTACCGACCCAGCTAGCGTTTCTTCTTTGGCCAGTTTCATCAGTACCCAGTTTGGCAAGCTTGACATATTG ATAAATAATGCAGGGGTTTTTGGAGCCATAATAGAGCCGGATCATCGAAAGAACCTAAAACTAGGTCTTAATGAA ATAGCAGGTGAAAATGCCAAGTCCTTCAGGAAAGTTCTGAAGCAAACATACGAACTTTCTACGAATTGTCTACAAACAAATTATTATGGAATCAAGCTAGTTTGCAAAGCActcattccacttcttcaattGTCTAATTCACCAAGAATAGTAAATGTCTCCTCCATCTTGGGACAACTACAG TTTATTTCAAATGAGAATGCAAGGAAGGAGTTAGGAGATGTAGAAGAACTCACAGAAGAGAAAGTGGACAAGGTGGTGGAAGGATATCTAGAAGATGTCAAGGAGAACCTTGTAGAAACCAAAGGCTGGCCTACAAATTATCATGCTTATAGTGTCTCCAAGGCAGCTCTCAATGCTTATACAAGGGTTCTGGCTAAGAACTATCCCAACATTGCCATTAACTCTGTTCATCCAGGTCACGTCAAGACGGACATGAGTCTCGAAAGCGGGGTATTTACTGTTGAAGAAGGAGCTAAAGGCCCTGTAATGCTGGCTTTGATGCCTGAAGGTGGACCATCTGGCCTCTTCTTTGATAGGACTGAAGTGTCaactttttaa
- the LOC108997035 gene encoding salutaridine reductase-like isoform X1: protein MNPAGMDRIAVVTGANKGIGFEISKQLASNGIRVILTARDAKRGNEAVEELKAAGYSDVLFHQLDVTDPASVSSLASFISTQFGKLDILVNNAAVNGAIVDEDHQKNLILGLDKVVGENAMSFRKVLRQTYELTMTCLQTNYYGIKLVCKALIPLLQLSNSPRIVNVSSLLGQLQFVSNENARKELGDVDQLTEEKVDKVVEGFVEDVKENLIDVKGWPTNYYAYIVSKAALNAYARVLAKNYPNFAINSVHPGYVKTDINHNSGVTTAEEGAKGPVMLALMPHGGPSNLFYMQTEVSTF from the exons ATGAATCCAGCTGGGATGGACAG GATTGCAGTTGTAACGGGGGCCAACAAAGGGATCGGATTCGAGATATCTAAACAGCTAGCCTCAAATGGGATCAGGGTGATATTGACAGCGAGAGATGCGAAGAGGGGCAATGAAGCTGTTGAAGAACTCAAGGCTGCTGGATACTCAGATGTGTTGTTTCATCAACTTGATGTGACCGACCCAGCTAGCGTTTCTTCTTTGGCCAGTTTCATCAGTACCCAGTTTGGTAAGCTTGACATATTG GTAAATAATGCTGCGGTTAATGGAGCCATAGTAGACGAGGATCATCAAAAGAACCTAATACTAGGGCTTGATAAA GTAGTGGGTGAAAATGCCATGTCCTTTAGGAAAGTTCTGAGGCAAACATACGAACTTACCATGACTTGTCTACAAACAAATTATTATGGGATCAAGCTAGTTTGCAAAGCTCTCATTCCACTTCTACAATTGTCTAATTCACCAAGGATAGTAAATGTCTCCTCCCTCTTGGGACAACTACAG TTTGTTTCAAATGAGAATGCAAGGAAGGAGCTAGGAGATGTAGATCAACTCACAGAAGAGAAAGTGGACAAGGTGGTGGAAGGGTTTGTAGAAGATGTCAAGGAAAACCTGATAGACGTCAAAGGCTGGCCTACAAATTATTATGCTTATATTGTCTCCAAAGCAGCTCTCAATGCTTATGCAAGAGTTCTAGCTAAGAACTATCCCAACTTTGCCATTAATTCGGTTCATCCAGGTTACGTCAAGACGGACATTAATCACAACAGCGGGGTGACGACTGCTGAAGAAGGAGCTAAAGGTCCTGTAATGCTGGCTTTGATGCCTCATGGTGGACCTTCCAACCTCTTCTATATGCAGACAGAAGTGTCAACCTTTTAA
- the LOC108997035 gene encoding salutaridine reductase-like isoform X2 gives MNPAGMDRIAVVTGANKGIGFEISKQLASNGIRVILTARDAKRGNEAVEELKAAGYSDVLFHQLDVTDPASVSSLASFISTQFGKLDILVNNAAVNGAIVDEDHQKNLILGLDKVMGENAMSFRKVLRQTYELTMTCLQTNYYGIKLVCKALIPLLQLSNSPRIVNVSSLLGQLQFVSNENARKELGDVDQLTEEKVDKVVEGFVEDVKENLIDVKGWPTNYYAYIVSKAALNAYARVLAKNYPNFAINSVHPGYVKTDINHNSGVTTAEEGAKGPVMLALMPHGGPSNLFYMQTEVSTF, from the exons ATGAATCCAGCTGGGATGGACAG GATTGCAGTTGTAACGGGGGCCAACAAAGGGATCGGATTCGAGATATCTAAACAGCTAGCCTCAAATGGGATCAGGGTGATATTGACAGCGAGAGATGCGAAGAGGGGCAATGAAGCTGTTGAAGAACTCAAGGCTGCTGGATACTCAGATGTGTTGTTTCATCAACTTGATGTGACCGACCCAGCTAGCGTTTCTTCTTTGGCCAGTTTCATCAGTACCCAGTTTGGTAAGCTTGACATATTG GTAAATAATGCTGCGGTTAATGGAGCCATAGTAGACGAGGATCATCAAAAGAACCTAATACTAGGGCTTGATAAAGtaa TGGGTGAAAATGCCATGTCCTTTAGGAAAGTTCTGAGGCAAACATACGAACTTACCATGACTTGTCTACAAACAAATTATTATGGGATCAAGCTAGTTTGCAAAGCTCTCATTCCACTTCTACAATTGTCTAATTCACCAAGGATAGTAAATGTCTCCTCCCTCTTGGGACAACTACAG TTTGTTTCAAATGAGAATGCAAGGAAGGAGCTAGGAGATGTAGATCAACTCACAGAAGAGAAAGTGGACAAGGTGGTGGAAGGGTTTGTAGAAGATGTCAAGGAAAACCTGATAGACGTCAAAGGCTGGCCTACAAATTATTATGCTTATATTGTCTCCAAAGCAGCTCTCAATGCTTATGCAAGAGTTCTAGCTAAGAACTATCCCAACTTTGCCATTAATTCGGTTCATCCAGGTTACGTCAAGACGGACATTAATCACAACAGCGGGGTGACGACTGCTGAAGAAGGAGCTAAAGGTCCTGTAATGCTGGCTTTGATGCCTCATGGTGGACCTTCCAACCTCTTCTATATGCAGACAGAAGTGTCAACCTTTTAA